Proteins encoded by one window of Halosolutus gelatinilyticus:
- a CDS encoding plastocyanin/azurin family copper-binding protein has product MNQELDDGCEPDRESSITASRNTGKHERRTCTTGVDRRNSLKSAGGLAATELLAGCINTGSEGSPDQNGGENGNSQQSVEEWLSETNNCNGITDKTGSSTVTVEVGPDSDEMTYAPVAIRVRSGTAVKWGWIGSGSHNVAAKDDLCDSGDPEKQASFKYAFDATGTTLYCDPQESAGMRGAVIVESGNSAATTSNSGE; this is encoded by the coding sequence GTGAATCAAGAACTGGATGACGGCTGCGAGCCAGACCGGGAATCATCGATAACCGCGTCCCGTAATACTGGGAAGCACGAACGCCGTACCTGTACTACCGGAGTCGACCGGCGCAATTCGCTTAAATCGGCGGGAGGGCTCGCAGCTACCGAATTACTTGCGGGTTGTATCAATACTGGATCTGAAGGGAGTCCCGATCAAAATGGCGGGGAAAACGGAAATAGCCAACAGAGCGTCGAAGAGTGGCTTTCAGAGACGAACAACTGCAACGGCATCACCGACAAAACTGGGTCCAGCACGGTCACCGTTGAGGTAGGACCAGATAGTGACGAGATGACGTACGCACCAGTTGCGATTCGTGTTCGATCGGGAACGGCCGTCAAGTGGGGATGGATCGGCAGCGGCTCTCACAACGTCGCCGCAAAAGACGATCTATGCGATAGTGGCGACCCCGAGAAACAAGCGAGCTTCAAGTACGCGTTTGATGCCACCGGAACCACGCTCTACTGCGATCCACAGGAATCGGCTGGAATGAGAGGCGCCGTCATCGTGGAGAGCGGAAATTCGGCGGCTACTACAAGCAACTCGGGTGAGTAG
- a CDS encoding helix-turn-helix domain-containing protein, with amino-acid sequence MPRATIKIKPPGDQFDDFFRKHPDDEFEVLASFGTESGICVLMEVETQNAEAIIEDFEEAPHVQSYDVLNCTEQSLLIQHVMQQPTPYQMLHSTEILPNYPLKIQNGWVIVETFTSQEQLSQLKAAFEMNDVTYDVVSITSIADPTTLLTDRQRRVVTKAFSHGYYNSPRECSLTDLAAELEISKSTASDILHRAEGHIISEFIAASGMNVD; translated from the coding sequence ATGCCTCGGGCAACGATCAAAATCAAACCGCCTGGCGACCAGTTCGACGATTTCTTCAGGAAACATCCCGACGACGAGTTCGAGGTGCTCGCCTCCTTTGGGACTGAATCAGGTATATGCGTGCTTATGGAGGTTGAAACGCAGAATGCCGAAGCCATCATCGAGGATTTCGAGGAGGCCCCGCATGTACAATCATACGACGTACTCAATTGCACTGAACAATCGTTGCTGATCCAACACGTCATGCAGCAACCGACACCATATCAGATGCTCCATTCCACGGAAATTCTCCCGAACTATCCCCTCAAAATTCAGAACGGGTGGGTAATTGTCGAGACGTTTACTTCTCAAGAGCAACTCTCACAGCTCAAAGCAGCTTTTGAAATGAACGACGTAACCTATGACGTCGTCTCGATCACTTCTATAGCCGATCCGACAACTCTTCTCACCGATCGGCAGCGACGGGTAGTTACCAAAGCGTTCTCCCATGGATATTACAATAGTCCTCGCGAGTGTTCGCTTACCGACTTAGCGGCGGAACTCGAGATCAGCAAATCCACTGCTAGTGACATCCTTCATCGCGCCGAGGGCCACATCATCTCAGAGTTTATCGCTGCATCAGGGATGAACGTCGACTAA